The DNA region CCGCCAGGGCCCGTCGTCATCGAAGACGTGCTGCTGCTCCCCAAGGTGGGAGACTACGCGCGGGCGGCGCTCCACCGTGACCCGGTTGAGGCCGCGATCGCCACGGGCGCCTGGCAGACCCCCAAGGCGGGCGACAAGGTGACCGACACGTTCGGCGCTGAGCGTCAGTGGCGCCCCGTGCGCATCAGCGGCAAGACCGGGCTGGTCGACCCCGCGGCGCCGGGGGGCTACGCGCTGGCGTCGGTCGAGTCGCCCCAGCGCCGCTTGGTGATCCTCGAAGCAACCGGCCACGCCGCTGTTTGTGTCAACGGCGAGTGGCGTACGGGCGATCCCTACGCGCTGGGCTGGTTGCGGCTGCCGATCGAGCTCGAGCAGGGCCAGAACGAGCTGCTGTTCCACGTCGCGGCGCCGGGGTTCCGAGCGAAGCTGGTCGCGCCCCCCAGCGACTGCTTCTTGATCCCCGAAGACGCGACGCTACCCGACCTAGTAGAGGGCGAGGCGCAACCGCTGCTGGCCGCCGTGCCGGTAGTGAACGCCACCACCGCGCCACTGGTGGGGGCCGAGATTGTTTGCGAAACACCCGGCGGTGGGGTCAGCGTGGCGACGCTGCCGCGGATCGAGCCCCTGTCGGTATTCAAGGCGCCCGTCGAGCTGACCCCCGACCCGTGGAAGTACGAGCCCACCCGCATCCGCGTGCTGGTGCGTACGAAGGCCCGGGAGGACGAACCCTCGAAATCGCTGGCCGAGTCGTGGGTGAGCGTCGAGCACGCCGCGGCGGGGGGCCCGCAGGTCCGCACCTTCCGCAGCGAGATCGACAACAGCGTGCAGCGCTACGCCGTGAGCCCCGCCACCTCCGCGCCCAACCAGGCCGGCGAGGCGGGCGCTATCGTCGCCCTGCACGGGCTGGGCGTCCCCTGCGATGAGTTCCTAGAAAACTACCAGGCCAAGCCCTGGGCCAGCGTCGTCTGCCCAGAGAACCGCCGCCCCTACGGCTTCGACTGGGAAGACTGGGGCGCGCGTTCGGCGGTCGAAGCCCTGGCCGACGCCCAGCAGCGTTTTGAGTTCGACCCGCGGCGCGTCTACCTCACCGGCCATGGGGTCGGCGGGCACGGCGCCTGGCACCTGGCGGCGAGCCAGCCCGGCCGGTTCGCCGCGGTCGGACCCAGCGGCGGTTGGATCAGCTTCAAGAGCTACGGCGGCGCCCTCGACCTCGAGACCCCTACCCCCGTTCAGGCGATGCTGGCCCGCGCCGCGGCGCCAAGCGACACGCTGCGGCTGGTGCGCAACCTCGCCCCGCTGGGCGTGTACGTGCTGCACGGCGAGCAGGACGACCGCACCCCCGTGGCCCAGAGCCGGTACATGCGCGGCAGGCTCGGCGAGTTCCACACCGACTTCGCCTACCGCGAGCAAGCGGGCGCCGGCGCGTGGTGGGGCCCCTCCTGCTGCGACTGGCCCGCGATGATGCGGTTCTTCGAAGACCGCTCCCGCCGCGAGCCGGGCAGCGCCGCGACGGTCGACTTCACCACCATCAACCCCGGCGCGTCCGCCACGATGGATTGGGTCACCATCGCGATGCAGCAGCAGCAGTTCGAGCCGAGCCGTGTGGTGCTGGAGCGCGTCGTCGACCAACGCCTCATCAAGGGCCGCACAGAGAACGTGGCGTCGCTGGGGATCGACCTGGCGGGCCTCCCCCCCGGCGCGCCGGTCGGCATCGCAATCGACGGCGGCCAGCGGGTCGTGGTCCCTTGGCCCGGCGACCAAACCAAGGTGTGGCTCGTCCGCCAGAGCGACGGCGCCTGGCGACACGAAGACGCCCCCAGCGCCTCCGAGAAGAACCCCGAGCGCTACGGCGGCCTCAAGGCCGTGTTCGACCGCAACCCGCTGCTAGTGTACGGGACCGCGGGCACGCCCCAAGAGAACGCTTGGGCGCAGAACAAAGCGCGGCTCGACAGCGAGACGTTTTGGTACCGCGGCAACGGCTCGCTAGAAGTCGTGCCTGACACCCAGCTCGCCGGGCTCGAAGACCGCAACCGCAACGTGGTGCTGTACGGCAACCGCGACACCAACAAGGCGTGGCCCCGGCTGGTGCCGAGCCGCGACTTCGACCTCCGCGCGGGCTACATGCGGCTCGGGCTGAGCCCCCGGCGCCAAGAGTCGGTGGCCGGCCTCAGCGTGCTGGCCGTTCAGCCCCGCGTCGGCAGCGCCAAGGCGTTGGTGGGCATGATCGGCGGGACCGACCTGGAGGGCATGCGGGGCACGAGCCGGCTGCGCTACTTCTTCGCCGGCGCCGGCTTCCCCGACCTGCTGGCGTTCGGCCCCAAGACGCTGGTGGAAGGAGAAAAGGACGTCCGCGCCACGGGCTTCTTCGGCCCCCGCTGGTCCGCCGAGCCGAGCGAGATCGTCTGGCGTGACTTGGCTCTGTAGGTTGGCCGCGCTCTTCAAGCCGACGGAAAGAGGGGAACCGCCAAGACGCCAAGACGGACGAGAGACTGTTGACCGGATTACAGGATTGGGCCGGATCGACAGGATGAAGTTCTAGAATACATCCGTTCGACGGGCCGGCTGGGGATTCACTACCGCTCGTTGAAGAATTGAGTCCCGTGAATCTTGATGTTCTCGTCATGCAGCCCACTTTCCGTCCGTCTTGGCGCGTCCTTGGCGCTCTTGGCGTCGTGGCGGTTTAATCTTCGTTCGTCCGTCGCCGCGTCTGGGCGGTTTTCTTCCTTTCGCGCTGCCGAGCGGTTAGACTGCCCCGCATGTTTTTCTCCTTTGACGGCGTTGACGGCGCCGGGAAATCGACGCAGCTCCGGCTGTTCTGCCAGTGGCTCCGCGACCAGGGGCGCGACGTGGTCGAGTGCCGCGACCCGGGCAGCACCCCGCTGGGCGAACGGCTGCGCGAGGTGCTGCTGCACTCCGGCGAGGAGACGCCCATCGACCGCCGGGCCGAGATGTTCTTGTACATGGCCGCCCGGGCGCAGCTGGTTGAGCAGGTGATCCGCCCGGCGCTCGAAGCCGGCAGCGTCGTGGTGAGCGACCGCTACGTGCTGGCCAACATCGTCTACCAGGCGTACGCCGGCGGGCTCGGCGTCGAGACGGTCCGCGCGGTGGGCGAGGCGGCCATCGCGGGGGTCCGGCCCGACTGTGTGTTCGTGCTCGACCTCGACCCGGAGCTGGCCGACGCGCGCATCGACCGCCAACGCGACCGCATGGAACAAGCGGGCGCCGAGTTCCGCGAGAAGCTCAGGGTGGGGTTCCTCGCCGAAGCGGCCCTCGACCCCGCCCGGCTGCACGTGGTGAGCGCCGCCGGCGCTATCGAAGAAGTCCACGCCCAGATCCGCCAGATCGCCAGCGATTCCATGGCGAGCCGTCGGCGTTAGCCGTCGGAGTTTTGGCCGGGGTGGAGTGATGACGCGCAGCGCGTGCAGCCCGACGCGTGCAGCCCGGCGGGGCAATCCTAGCGGCGGACGCTCCGGCGGCTTACGCCGACGGCTCGCCTTCGTGGGGGGCCGGCGCGGGTCCCACGGCGCCCAGCCACTGCAGGCCGAGCACCAGCAGCAGCCCCGCGGCCGCCAGCGCGATGTACAGCAGCGACTCGCCGTCGAGCGTGGTCGGCCAGTACGGCTCGAACGTCTTCTGTTTGAGCTCCTCGACGGCGGGCGTCAGGTCGCGTTGCCAGGGCCAGACCATCCGCAGCGAGCCGACCATAAACCCGCACAGCGCCGCCATCGTTACGCTCCAGCAGTTGGCGAGCAGCCAGCGGATCACCCGGCTAAAAAGCGCCAGCCCAATGGCGCAGCCCGCGGCGAAGACGGCGAGCGTTGCGAGGTCGCCCGTAGTGGCCTCGCCGTGCGGCAGCCCCTTGAGGATGCCGGTGATCTGTTCGTACTTGCCCAGCAGCAGCAAGATGTAGGCGCCGCTGATGCCGGGAAGGATCATGGCGCAGATCGCGATCGCGCCGCAGAAGAAGGTGTAGGGGAGCCCGGCCGCCGGCTCGACGCGTTCCAGGCCCACCAGCCAGTAGGCGAAGCCGGCCGCGGCAAGGCCAACCACCACCGCCCCCGCGGCGCCGCCGTGGGTCGCGGGCCGCACCATCGCCAGCACCAGCAGGCTCGATCCGAGGATGAGCCCAAAGAACGCGGCCGAGGTAGCGTTGTGGTGGTGCTCTAAGAGGTAGTGCATCAACCGCGCGAGGCCCACGACGCCGATGCCGATCCCCGCCCCCAGCGTCGCCAAGAACCGCAGGTCGACGTGCGTTGCCGCATCGGCGAGCCGACCCTTCAACACCAGGCGGACCGCCTCGCGGTCGAACCGGCTGATTGCGGTGACCAGCCGCTGGTAGATCCCCAGCACCAGCGCGACGGTTCCGCCGGAGACGCCCGGCACGATGTCGGCGGCGCCCATCAGCAGGCCGCGCAAAATGTTGAGAAAATCGGCGGCGCGTGGCATGGAGGGCTGGGTGCTGTAGCGACGGAGGGAGGGTGGGCGCTAACTATAGCTCATCGCTGGGGGCGGGGCCGAGTCGAGCGGGGGGCAGCGGAAAGTGGGGCGTTTTCCCACGCGCCGGGGGCGGGGACGCCCCGGATCGCAAGAGCCGCGTGTGAGCCGGGGCGTCCCCGCCCCCGGCGCAGCTCGTTCAACCTCAACCCTCGCGCCCCGCCAACCGTGCTTGCAAAAACATTGACCCACGGCGCCGCAGGCAATAAGATTTTGCTCTGTCAGGAGTTACGGCGCGCAATCGCCCGGCCTGACAACGCCGACCGATTTCCGTAATGGCGAACAGCATGATCTTGCGACGCACGGCAACAGGGTGGTTGGCGCTAGCGCCCGCGAAGGTGAACCTTCACCTCCGAGTGCTGAGTAAACGCCCCGACGGCTACCACGAGGTCGAGACGCTGATCGCGCCGATCGGCCTGTACGACGAACTGACCATCGCGGCCGACCCGACCAGCGACCGCGTCTCGCTGTCGGTGGTCGACCCGTTGGGCCGCCCCGTCCCGGGGGTCCCCAGCGACAGCCAGAACCTAGTGGTGCGCGCGCTTGAGCTGCTCAGGGCCAAGTTCAACCAAACCGGCGGGGCTACGGCGCGGCTGGTGAAACGCATCCCGAGCCAAGCAGGGCTGGGGGGCGGGTCGAGCGACGCCGCCGCGGCGCTGGCGGCGGGCGCCCGCGCGTGGGGGATCGATTGCCCCGACGACCGGCTCGCCCGGCTCGGCGCCGAGCTCGGCAGCGACGTGCCGGTGTTCTTCGCCGGCGGCGCGGCGCTCTGCACCGGACGCGGCGAAGCCGTGGCCCCCGTGGCGACCCCCGCGGCGCGGTGCGTGCTGGTCCAACCCCGGGCGGGGCTTTCGACCGCAGAGGTGTACCGCGCCTGCCGCCCCGACAGCGACGGGCCCTCGGCCCGAGAGTTGCTGCAAGCGTTGTGGCGGGGCGACCTCCGACGCGTCGGCGCCACGCTGCACAACGCGCTGCAAGACGCCGCGGAGCGGCTTTCGCCGTCGATCGGCCGCACGCTGGAGGCTATGCGCCGCGTTGGGCTGACGACGGCCATGATGACCGGCAGCGGCTCGGCCTGCTTCGCGATCGTCCCCAACGCACGCTCGGCGCACGCCGCGGCCGCGTTGCTGCGCGCCCAGGGGATTGGTTGGACACACAGCACTCACCTCCTCGCACGACGGACGTAGCACACTCCGGCGAAGCGCGATCCAAGGACGACAAGCCCACAGGCTAAGGGAGTAGAACCGTGCGAATCACCGAGGTCCGCATCAAACTCATGGACGAGCCGGGCGAACGCCTCAAGGCGTTCTGCTCGATCACCTTCGACGACGGCTTCGTGGTCCGCGACCTGAAGATCATCGACGGGTCGAGCGGGCCGTTCGTGGCGATGCCTAGCCGCAAGCTCACCTCGCACTGCGGCAAGTGCGGCATGAAGAACCACCTGCGCGCCAACTACTGCAACCAGTGCGGGGTGCGGCTGGCCGAGGGTCGCGCCACGCGCGACGCCGACGGCCGCGCCAAGCTGTACGCAGACATCGCCCACCCGATCAACGCGGCCTGCCGAGAGCAGATCCAGCAGGCCGTGGTGGACGAGTACTATCAAGAGATCGAACGCGCCAAGGAGCCGGGCTACGTGTCGCGGTACGAAGACTACGACGGCGGAGACTCCGGCGAGCACCACATCGAGCACCGCCGATTCGACACGCCGCACGCCGGCGAGCCCGCCAAGGGCCCCCATCAGCCGCCGCAGGGCGCCCCACACGACACGGCCGGCCCCGACGAGGGGTTCGGCGCGGGGCTCTACAACAACTAGCGGCCCAGGCCTGCTGGCGGCGCTGACGACGCGCGGCGCGGCGCTGCGCGCTCCCCCGGCACAACCGTCTCAATACCGTGCCGTTCTGGTTCCTGCGGCGGGCCGATCGCGGTTAAGATGGGTCGCGGCGGCCCGGCCTGGGCCCGCAGCCCTGCTACTCTGACCTGCTCAGGAAGAAGAACGATGCAGACCGATCGTCGCCCCCGGACCCCGCGCCTGTGTTTGTTGCTGCTGACCGCGTGCCTGAGCGGGCCGGCCATTGCCGCGGCCCCGCGGATCGAGCCCTCCGACGACGGGCCCCGCGTCACCGTCGACGGCGAGCTGTTCACCCAGTACCGCACCGACCTGGGCAGCAAGCCGATCCTCTGGCCGATCCTCGGGCCGACCGGCAAGGAGATGACCCGCGGCTTTCCGATGCGCAAGGCGGCGCCCGGCGAGACAGCGGACCACGTGCACCACAAGAGCCTGTGGTTCGGGCACCAGCTAATGAACGGCGTCGACTACTGGCTAGAGCCCGCCTCGAAGCAGCAAGGCTCTGACCAGCCGGCGGTGGTGGACGTCGGCCGGCCGGAGATCGCCAACGAAGACGACGGCGCTGTGCTGCGCAGCAGGCGGCGGTGGCTCGCCCCTGGCGGCGAGACTGTGTGCACCGACGAAACCACCTACCGCTTCGGCGCAGACGACGACAGCCGCTGGATCGACTACCAGACCACGATCTCGCCCGTCGGCAAGCCGCTGGTGATCGGCGACACCAAGGAGGGCTTGTTCGCGGTGCGGGTGGCCGACTCCATGCGGCAAGACGCGGGGCTCGGGGGGACCATCGTGAACGACTCGGGCCAACGCGACGCGGATTGCTGGGGCCAACGCGCCTGTTGGGTGGACTACTCCGGCCCGGTCGACGGCCAACTCGCGGGCATTGCTATCATGAGCCACCCCACGAACGACCGGCCGAGGCCCCGCTGGCACGTGCGCACGTACGGTTTGTTCGCGGCGAACCCGATCGGCGAGAAAGACTTCCCGCCGATCGAAGGGTACCGTCAGGGGACGGTCACGGCGGCGGTGGGAGAGCCGCTGACGTTCCGTTACCGGGTGTTACTGCACCGGGGCGGCGCGGCCGAGGCCGACCTCGCCAGCCAATTCGAGGCGTACTGTGCCGAATAGCGCGCCGCCGCAACGGTTCGTTCAACGTGCGCAGCGCAGCGAAGCTGGGCGCTCCTTTCGGGGCGCGTCGGCCGGTAAGCGCGCGCCGCTCGGCGCCGGCCGATACCCGATGGGCGTTCCAATCGCACCCCCGGCGTACGAATCGCGAACAGGATTGTGAAGATTTGCGAAGCCCCGCAGTCCCCCCAACCGATCAACTTGGTGATAGCACCCAGCGGGACGCTACGGAGGCGTCCGCGATGAGACCAGACCCCCAACAAGCAAACGCACTGGAGCAGGTGAGACGGTTGGTGAACCGGACGCTGTGCGACCGGGAGAACCTAGAGCCCGACTGCTTCGGGCTCGGCCAGCAGCCCCTCACGCAACAGGGCCGCCTGTGCGGTTACTACTTTTGGCTTGAAGGACCGAGGAACGTTCGACTCTCCGCTGTTTGGGAGATCGAGGCGGACGCCGTGCTCTGCTACGGAGCAGATGGCGCCCGTTTCGCCAAACTCCCCGTCGATTCGCACGACCCGGGGCGGGCAAAACCCGCCGCCGAACGCCGTCGTGCGGCTTGACGTCCGCTGGGGCTACTAGTATACATGTGCATAGCAGTCCCAAGGCGGCCCCACGGAGGTAGGCGTCCCATGTTGGTTCTCTCACGCAAAGAATCGGAACGGATCCGAGTCGGAGACTCGATCGTTATTACCGTCGTCAAACTCGGCGGAGACAAGGTGCGGATCGGCATCGAAGCCCCCAGCGACGTGCTGGTGCTGCGCGACGAGCTCAAGCCGTTTGACCGGCCTCAGCAGATCGCGCTGGCCCGCCCCGCTTGAGCGGCCCCTAAGGGGCCAGAAGCCGCGCGAGCGTCGCGTCCCCCCCCTCATCGAGCATGCCTTACGGCGCCGAGCGGTCCTCTTGGAACTGCTCGGCGCCGAGGCGCAGTAGCTCGGCGCGTCGTGTCGCCTCGGCCGCTTCGGCCTCGGCTTTTTCCTGGGCGGAACGGGCCTCGTTGAGCAGGGCCTCCATCCTGGCCTGGGCGTCGCCCGCTGCCTTGGCCGCCGCCGCTAGCTTGCCGGCCAGGTCCGCGGCCGCGGCCGCCTCCTTCGAACGCAGCTCGGCTTGCGCCGCGGCCTCGGCCGTCGCGGCGGCCGCGGTCTGGGCGTCCAGCTCGGCCTGCTGGGCGTCGGCGGCAAGCCGCTGTGCGGCGAGCTGGAACGTCGCCAGCTCCTTTTCGGCTTTGCGCGCGGCTGCCTCGAGCTCGCCGAGCGCTCCGCTCTGTTCCTGGGCGCCCGTGGCGGCCCGCTTCACCTCGCTTTGCAGCTTCGCCAGATCGGGGAGCCCGCGGCGTTTGTTCTCGGCCGTTGCGAGGCGCGTCTCGGCCTTAGTGAGCGCCGTTGCCAACCGCTTGGCGAATTCTTCGTCGTTACCCGCCGCTTCGGCCTCTTGCTTGGCGTCTGCGACCGTTAGCTCCGCGGCCGCCAGGCGGTCGGAGTACGCGGCGTGGGCCGCCTCGCCCCGGGCCAGGCCCGCCTCGGCCTCGTCGAGCCGGCGCGACGCCTCGTCGGAGAGCCGCTGCGACTCGCGTAGCCGCTCCAGCGCCTCGCGCACCCGCTCATCTAGCGTGGGGGGCGCGGTGTCGAGCTGGTGGATCGTGACGCCGTCGCTCGTCGCCAGCAGCCGTGTGACGCCGGCCCAGTCGCTGACCGCTACCCGCGCGCCGTCGTGCGTGAAGCAGGCGGCCAGCGCGATGTCGCTCAGCTTGGCCAGCTCGCGGGTCGGCTTGCCGTCCGCGGCCCAGGTTTTGACTTTGGCGTCACGGCCGGCGGTCACCAGGGCGCCGTCCCGCGCGAGCGCTACGGACAGCACCCCACCGCCGTGTGCGGCGAAGTTCTTGATCGGTTTGCCTTCGCGCGACCACATCCGCACCTCGCCGTCTTCGCTCGCCGAGGCGAGCACCGCGGAGTCGCTCCGCCAGCAGAGCGACGTGATCGGGCCCTTGTGGCCGGCCAGCGTGCCGCGGCCGTAGCCCTCGGAGGCATGCCACAACTCGACCGCGCCGCCGCGGTCGGCGGTCGCCAGCAGGGCGCCGTCGGGGCTGAACTCGAGCGCGGTCACCCAGTCGGTGTGCTTGCCGATTTCGTAGGCCAGCTCGCCGTCGGCCACGCGGTAGACGCGGACCTTCTTCTTCGGCCCCCCCAGGGCCACCAGCGAGCGGTCGGGGCTGAGGTCGGCGGCCAGCACCGTGTCGAGCTCGTCGCCGTACACCCCCAGGCGGACGCCCGTCTCGACATCGATCAGCGCCACCGCACCCGAGGCGGCGCTGCGGCCGCCGCCGACAACCAGCACCGATCCGTCACGGCTGAAGCGTACGGTCTGCGGGTCGCCCAGCGGGAAGGGCGCCACGCCCAGCAGTTGGCCCGTCTCGGAGTGGAACAGCAGCACCTGCTTGGGCGCCGCGGCGGCGATCAGCGGCGCCCACGGGCTCGCGGCCAGCGAGCCGATCGCCGGCGCGTGCTGGTAGTCGGCCGCCGGCTCGCGGAACCACCCGCGCGGCATCGCCGGCTCGCCCACGGGGCGGTTGTCTGTGGTCGCCTGCACGGCGCCCAGCCCGGGCCCCTGCGACTTCTTTGGCTTCGAGCCGTTGTTCTCCAGCAATCCGCCGTCGATCCAAGCGCGTACGACCGCGAGTTGGTCGTCCGGCAGCTTGTCACCGGGCGGCATCTTGGGCGACTCTTCGTGATTCACCAGCTTCCACAGCCGCGACGAACCCGCGTCGCCCCCCACCAGCACCTCGCCCCCGGCGCCGCCGGCCGACGCCGCGGCGTAGGTGTCGAGCGCCAAGTCGCTGGAGGCCCCGTCCTGGCTGTGGCAGGCGAAGCAGTGCTCGCGGAAGATCGGCGCCACGTGCTCGTCGAAGGTCACCTTCTCCGGAAGCTCCGCGGCCTGGGAGGCGATGCAGAGAGCGAGCGACGCCGAACAGGCAGTGATAGATGTCTTCAACATGGGCTTACGGTATGGAGGTTAACCACGCATGCACTGAGTCAACAGAGGAGTCACTAGAATCTCTCGCAGAGGCGTAGAGACGCGGAGAATACCCAGGATTGAACTGGACTGACCCACGCATCCATCGGCGCCAAGGGTTGTTGCCAGCTCACCGTGCTTGCTCTGCGTCTCCGCGCCTCTGCGAGGGCTTTTTCGCGTTCCCCACCTCTGTCTCTGTGTCCTGGGTGGCTCCGTAGTCAAATCGTTGTTTAGTGGTTGAACAAGAACTCGCGCGAGTTCAGCAGCGCCCACAGCACGTCGCGGAGCGCCCCAACCTTGTCGTTCGAGTCCGCCACGAGCGCGGTCAGCTTCGCCCGCTCGGCCTCGGTCGGCAGCCGCGTGAGGCAGCGTACGTAGAACGCGTCGATCACCTTGGCGGGGTCGTTGCCCTGGGCGGCCCACAGGTCGGGGGCGAGCTTCGATCCGTAGGCCTTGCCGTGCACCGACCCGCCGTTGAGCAGGTGCAGCGCCTGCGACAGCGTGGGGTCGGAGCGCGACTCGCAGGCGCACACGGTTTCTCGCTTCGACCGGCCGAAGGTGGTGAGGAAGTAGTTGCCCGCACGCCCGTCGGCCACCTGCACCGCGTGGGCGCCCAGCGGCAGGCCGGGGAGTTTCTCGGGCGACTCGGTCACTTGGCAGACGCAGTCCAGCAGCACCTCGGCGCCCATCCGCCGAGGGACGGCGTGCGAAAAATTGCGCAGGTCTTCTGCGTTGGACGCGTTGGTCTCGCCGGAGCGTTGGTAGGTGTGCGAGTTGCAGATGTCTCGCACCAGTTGCCGGGTGTCGAAATCATACTCCACCAGCTTGGCGCCGAGGGCTTCGAACAACTCCGGGTTGCTGGGCGGGTTGCTGACGCGGACGTCGTCGACCGGCTCGACGATGCCGACGCCGAACAGCGACGCCCACACCCGGTTGGCGACGCTCGTGGCGAAGTACGGGTTCTCCGGCGAGGTGACCCAGTCCGCCACCACGCTGCGGCGGTCGCGCTTGCCGACCTCGGCCGCATCTCCCCCAAGAGGCTTGGGGTCAAGCTTCTTGCCGGTCACCGGGTTCGTGGCGTCCCCCGAGCCGCGGTTGTACACCACCCACTCGCGGTAGTCGTCCGTCGTCTTGCGGCCGATCTGGCTGAAGTAGGCCGTGAAGCCGTAGTAGTCGTCCATCGTCCAGCGGTCGAACGGGTGGTTGTGGCACTGCGCGCACTGCACCCGGATGCCGAGCAGGCTCTGCGCCACGTTCTCTGCGATCTTCTTGGGGTCGGGGTCGACCTGGTAGAAGTTCACCGCGGGGTTCTCGAACGAACTCCCGGAGGCGGCCAGCAGGTCGTGGATCATCTCGTCCAGCGGCCGGCCGGAGTCGATCTGCTCCTTGAGCCACTGGTGGTAGAGGAACATCGGCTTGTAGTCGACGCGGTTGTTCTCGGTCCGCACCAGCAGCAGCTCCGCCCAGCGGTGGGCCCACAGGTCGGCAAACGCCGGCGCCTCGACGAGGGCGTCGATCTTGTCCGACCGCTTCTGGGGGCTCTCGTCCGCCAGGAACGCCTCACGCTCCTCGGGGGTCGGCAGCCGGCCGACCAGGTCGACCGTCACCCGGCGGAGGAAAGTCTCGTCGTCCGCGACGCCGCTGGGCCTCACGCGGAGCGTGTCGAGCTTGTCCGTCACCAGGCGGTCGATGTAGTTCGCCGGCGGGTCCGCGCTCGGCTCAAAGGGGTCGCCGGCCGGCAGCACCAGCGTTTGGCTCCCCACCGTGTGCGTGTCGAACCGCGCCATCACGAAGGCCTCGCCGCGGCGGACGCTGGTCACGACGCCCGAGGGGGCGATGGCGGCCGACCCTTCATTGTTCGACTGAAAAACGGCCAACGGCGTTACGTCGCGCGACGTGCCGTCGGAGTAGTGGGCCACGGCGACCAGCCGCTGCTCGGCGCCGGCGCCTTCCAACACGATCCGTGGCGGGAACAGCTCGACCGACTCAACGGCCAGCGCGTCGGCGACGTCGTTGGCGGCGCCCCCCGCGATCCAGTCACGCAGCGCCTGGTAGTACTGGCTGTCTTGATCGAACAGCTTGCCCCCGGTGTGCGGCACGGCGCCCGTCGCCTTCTTCAGCACCAGGCTCTCCTCGGGCAGCGCCAGGTTGACGCGGCGGGTGGCTTCTTCTCGCGTTAGCCGGAAGTGGTCGCCCGCCGGGTCGAACCCGAACAGAGACATGCGGAAGCCGTCCTTGCCGCGGGACGAGCCGTGGCACCCCCCCGAGTTGCAGCCCGCGCGGGTCAGCACCGGCATCACGTCGCAGCAGAAGCTGGTCGGGGGCGCGGCGTTGTCGCTGGCGGCCTGCAGGTCGAGCTCGGCCGACAGCCCACCGAGTTCGGCCCGCACGCGTGCGGCCCCTGCCCCTGCTGCGCGCACCAAGCCCCCTTCCACCTGAACCCCTTCGGCGTCGGACCCCCACGCCACCTCGTCGGTCACGTCCTGCGTAACGCCGTCGGCGCGGGTGGCGACCGCCACGAGCCGCTGCGTCTGACCACGCCAGTGCAGCGTTACCTGCGGCGGGTAGACGTCCAGCCGCACGTACGCGGCCGCGTCCTCTTGGGCCCCCGCGCACGGCGCCAAGCAGGCCGCGAGCAGCGCAGCGATCCCGTAGCGCAGCTTCTTTCCTCGGGTTACTTTTGGCCTCATCCCTTTGCTCCTTGATTGCCGCTCAACTGAGCGTTCTGGGTCGGCTTCTTGCGCGGCGCAGGGTCGATCCGCACGTCCGACCAGCCGAT from Pirellulimonas nuda includes:
- a CDS encoding DUF368 domain-containing protein, with amino-acid sequence MPRAADFLNILRGLLMGAADIVPGVSGGTVALVLGIYQRLVTAISRFDREAVRLVLKGRLADAATHVDLRFLATLGAGIGIGVVGLARLMHYLLEHHHNATSAAFFGLILGSSLLVLAMVRPATHGGAAGAVVVGLAAAGFAYWLVGLERVEPAAGLPYTFFCGAIAICAMILPGISGAYILLLLGKYEQITGILKGLPHGEATTGDLATLAVFAAGCAIGLALFSRVIRWLLANCWSVTMAALCGFMVGSLRMVWPWQRDLTPAVEELKQKTFEPYWPTTLDGESLLYIALAAAGLLLVLGLQWLGAVGPAPAPHEGEPSA
- a CDS encoding SpoVG family protein — translated: MRITEVRIKLMDEPGERLKAFCSITFDDGFVVRDLKIIDGSSGPFVAMPSRKLTSHCGKCGMKNHLRANYCNQCGVRLAEGRATRDADGRAKLYADIAHPINAACREQIQQAVVDEYYQEIERAKEPGYVSRYEDYDGGDSGEHHIEHRRFDTPHAGEPAKGPHQPPQGAPHDTAGPDEGFGAGLYNN
- a CDS encoding DUF6807 domain-containing protein, translated to MQTDRRPRTPRLCLLLLTACLSGPAIAAAPRIEPSDDGPRVTVDGELFTQYRTDLGSKPILWPILGPTGKEMTRGFPMRKAAPGETADHVHHKSLWFGHQLMNGVDYWLEPASKQQGSDQPAVVDVGRPEIANEDDGAVLRSRRRWLAPGGETVCTDETTYRFGADDDSRWIDYQTTISPVGKPLVIGDTKEGLFAVRVADSMRQDAGLGGTIVNDSGQRDADCWGQRACWVDYSGPVDGQLAGIAIMSHPTNDRPRPRWHVRTYGLFAANPIGEKDFPPIEGYRQGTVTAAVGEPLTFRYRVLLHRGGAAEADLASQFEAYCAE
- a CDS encoding 4-(cytidine 5'-diphospho)-2-C-methyl-D-erythritol kinase produces the protein MANSMILRRTATGWLALAPAKVNLHLRVLSKRPDGYHEVETLIAPIGLYDELTIAADPTSDRVSLSVVDPLGRPVPGVPSDSQNLVVRALELLRAKFNQTGGATARLVKRIPSQAGLGGGSSDAAAALAAGARAWGIDCPDDRLARLGAELGSDVPVFFAGGAALCTGRGEAVAPVATPAARCVLVQPRAGLSTAEVYRACRPDSDGPSARELLQALWRGDLRRVGATLHNALQDAAERLSPSIGRTLEAMRRVGLTTAMMTGSGSACFAIVPNARSAHAAAALLRAQGIGWTHSTHLLARRT
- the tmk gene encoding dTMP kinase, with protein sequence MFFSFDGVDGAGKSTQLRLFCQWLRDQGRDVVECRDPGSTPLGERLREVLLHSGEETPIDRRAEMFLYMAARAQLVEQVIRPALEAGSVVVSDRYVLANIVYQAYAGGLGVETVRAVGEAAIAGVRPDCVFVLDLDPELADARIDRQRDRMEQAGAEFREKLRVGFLAEAALDPARLHVVSAAGAIEEVHAQIRQIASDSMASRRR
- a CDS encoding carbon storage regulator produces the protein MLVLSRKESERIRVGDSIVITVVKLGGDKVRIGIEAPSDVLVLRDELKPFDRPQQIALARPA
- a CDS encoding alpha/beta hydrolase family protein; translated protein: MTQTALGIALAVAVAIAGPARGDDPPPEAGPPKVAMSDAIPAENAASDPPHADASEADAPKTAVDPPAAAVPPPGPVVIEDVLLLPKVGDYARAALHRDPVEAAIATGAWQTPKAGDKVTDTFGAERQWRPVRISGKTGLVDPAAPGGYALASVESPQRRLVILEATGHAAVCVNGEWRTGDPYALGWLRLPIELEQGQNELLFHVAAPGFRAKLVAPPSDCFLIPEDATLPDLVEGEAQPLLAAVPVVNATTAPLVGAEIVCETPGGGVSVATLPRIEPLSVFKAPVELTPDPWKYEPTRIRVLVRTKAREDEPSKSLAESWVSVEHAAAGGPQVRTFRSEIDNSVQRYAVSPATSAPNQAGEAGAIVALHGLGVPCDEFLENYQAKPWASVVCPENRRPYGFDWEDWGARSAVEALADAQQRFEFDPRRVYLTGHGVGGHGAWHLAASQPGRFAAVGPSGGWISFKSYGGALDLETPTPVQAMLARAAAPSDTLRLVRNLAPLGVYVLHGEQDDRTPVAQSRYMRGRLGEFHTDFAYREQAGAGAWWGPSCCDWPAMMRFFEDRSRREPGSAATVDFTTINPGASATMDWVTIAMQQQQFEPSRVVLERVVDQRLIKGRTENVASLGIDLAGLPPGAPVGIAIDGGQRVVVPWPGDQTKVWLVRQSDGAWRHEDAPSASEKNPERYGGLKAVFDRNPLLVYGTAGTPQENAWAQNKARLDSETFWYRGNGSLEVVPDTQLAGLEDRNRNVVLYGNRDTNKAWPRLVPSRDFDLRAGYMRLGLSPRRQESVAGLSVLAVQPRVGSAKALVGMIGGTDLEGMRGTSRLRYFFAGAGFPDLLAFGPKTLVEGEKDVRATGFFGPRWSAEPSEIVWRDLAL